From Chromohalobacter canadensis, one genomic window encodes:
- a CDS encoding quinone-dependent dihydroorotate dehydrogenase, whose amino-acid sequence MYALARSLLFRLDPETAHGVALTSLDAGHRLGLSRWMGAHVEAPVTLMGLTFPNRVGLAAGLDKNAEHLDALGALGFGFVEVGTVTPKPQPGNPRPRLFRVPECGAIINRMGFNNAGVDRLVDNVRKSRYAGVIGINIGKNLDTPVEHAVDDYLTCLRKVHAHADYVTVNLSSPNTPGLRNLQFGEHLEALLGTLVEEKHRLDAAGDRRVPLAVKIAPDMNDDEVALVAQALAANGVDAVIATNTTVSREAVAGLANADEQGGLSGRPVFESSNRVIHELRRHLPTLPIIGVGGIDSGNAARAKCEAGADLVQLYTGFIYRGPALVGECAGALT is encoded by the coding sequence ATGTACGCCCTGGCCCGTTCGCTACTTTTCCGACTCGACCCCGAAACCGCTCACGGTGTTGCGCTGACGTCACTCGATGCCGGCCATCGCCTGGGGCTGAGCAGGTGGATGGGCGCGCATGTCGAGGCGCCCGTCACGCTGATGGGGCTGACGTTCCCCAATCGCGTGGGGCTGGCAGCGGGGCTCGACAAGAATGCCGAGCATCTCGATGCGCTCGGGGCACTGGGTTTTGGCTTCGTCGAAGTGGGCACGGTGACGCCCAAGCCGCAGCCGGGCAACCCCAGGCCACGTCTGTTTCGCGTGCCGGAATGCGGCGCGATCATCAATCGCATGGGATTCAACAATGCCGGCGTCGACCGACTCGTCGACAACGTGCGCAAGAGCCGTTACGCGGGTGTCATCGGCATCAACATCGGCAAGAACCTGGATACCCCGGTGGAGCACGCGGTGGACGATTACCTGACGTGTCTGCGCAAGGTGCACGCGCACGCGGATTACGTCACGGTGAACCTGTCGTCGCCGAACACGCCGGGGCTTCGCAACTTACAGTTCGGCGAGCATCTGGAGGCGTTACTGGGCACACTGGTCGAGGAAAAACACCGCCTCGATGCCGCTGGTGATCGGCGAGTGCCCCTGGCTGTGAAGATCGCTCCCGACATGAATGACGACGAAGTCGCGTTAGTTGCACAGGCGCTGGCGGCCAACGGTGTCGATGCCGTCATTGCTACCAATACCACAGTGTCGCGCGAGGCGGTGGCGGGGCTTGCGAATGCCGATGAGCAGGGCGGGCTTTCCGGACGCCCGGTGTTCGAGTCGTCCAACCGGGTGATTCATGAGTTACGCCGCCATCTGCCGACGCTGCCGATCATTGGCGTCGGCGGTATCGATAGCGGGAATGCGGCGCGTGCCAAGTGCGAAGCGGGGGCCGACCTCGTGCAGCTGTATACTGGCTTCATCTATCGGGGGCCAGCGCTGGTGGGTGAATGCGCCGGGGCCTTGACGTAA
- the rmf gene encoding ribosome modulation factor — translation MKRQKRDRFQRAYVHGYKAGMTGRSRDDCPSQNINLREYWMSGWREGRGDQWAGMTGISGIHRNPMVL, via the coding sequence ATGAAACGACAGAAACGTGATCGCTTTCAGCGTGCATATGTCCACGGATACAAAGCCGGCATGACGGGGCGCTCTCGCGATGATTGCCCCAGCCAGAACATCAACCTCCGTGAGTACTGGATGAGCGGTTGGCGTGAAGGTCGTGGGGACCAATGGGCCGGCATGACGGGGATTTCCGGCATCCATCGAAACCCCATGGTACTGTGA
- the rlmKL gene encoding bifunctional 23S rRNA (guanine(2069)-N(7))-methyltransferase RlmK/23S rRNA (guanine(2445)-N(2))-methyltransferase RlmL has product MTDVQSQSLTLYVTCPKGLEGLLADELAGFGAEVTGTTVAGVHVQADVAMAYRICLWSRLANRVVLCLLREQDIERPESLVEAARRVDWRAHLRTGSSLAVDFHGQSEHIRHTRFGAQSVKDGIVDSMRAAGHERPVIELKNPDTRIYAHLHRGRLLLGLDLVGGSLHQRGYRRDAGHAPLKENLAAALLIRADWPARARRGEPLLDPMCGAGTLLIEAALMAADIAPQLARSYFAFESWVDHDPDVWQELKREADARASVGRRRVKSKLFGRDQSPPAIAAAKANAMRAGIPSLIELQGAEVAQLTRPEDIDGPGLVITNPPYGERLGELPEVVPIYTALGERLRAEFEGWQLALFTGNPDLGHRTGLRATKQYAFKNGPLDCKLLLIPVVAESASRGTTAQESTKSDSAGEQDTQEAPSRAPRNEGAQMFANRLEKNRKRLKKWLKKSGESCYRLYDADMPEYALAVDVYGDHVHVQEYAPPRSVDPRQAQRRLFDALEVIPQVLGMRAENVHYKQRTRQSGKAQYTKQGASGERFEVSEGPARLWVNLRDYLDTGLFLDHRPVRRMLRDMADGKRFLNLFCYTGTATVQAALGGASDSVSVDLSNTYLTWARDNFALNRLDPSRHRVIRDDCLRWLETAGSEFDLIFMDPPTFSNSKKMDDVLDVQRDHARLIELAMARLSADGTLVFSNNQRRFTLDTSIGERFAVEDISAQTFDPDFVRRPDLHHCFLIRHH; this is encoded by the coding sequence ATGACCGATGTGCAATCCCAATCCTTGACGCTCTACGTCACCTGTCCCAAGGGCCTCGAGGGCTTGCTGGCCGACGAACTCGCGGGCTTCGGCGCGGAGGTGACCGGGACGACCGTGGCGGGTGTCCACGTTCAGGCCGATGTCGCGATGGCCTATCGCATCTGCCTGTGGTCGCGCCTGGCGAATCGCGTGGTGCTTTGCCTTCTGCGCGAGCAGGACATAGAACGTCCCGAGTCGTTGGTCGAGGCCGCCCGCCGGGTCGACTGGCGCGCGCACCTGCGTACCGGAAGCAGCCTGGCCGTGGATTTCCATGGCCAATCCGAGCATATCCGCCATACGCGCTTCGGGGCTCAGAGCGTCAAGGATGGCATCGTCGATTCGATGCGGGCGGCTGGCCATGAGCGCCCGGTGATCGAACTCAAAAACCCCGATACGCGTATTTACGCGCATCTGCATCGTGGGCGCTTGCTGCTAGGACTCGACCTGGTCGGCGGTAGCCTGCATCAGCGCGGCTATCGCCGCGATGCCGGCCATGCACCGCTCAAGGAGAACCTCGCCGCCGCCTTGCTGATACGTGCCGACTGGCCGGCGCGGGCACGGCGTGGGGAACCTTTGCTCGATCCCATGTGCGGGGCAGGTACGCTGCTCATCGAAGCGGCCTTGATGGCGGCGGACATCGCTCCCCAGTTGGCCCGGTCCTATTTCGCCTTCGAGTCCTGGGTGGATCACGACCCCGACGTGTGGCAAGAGCTCAAGCGCGAGGCGGATGCCCGTGCCAGCGTGGGGCGCCGCCGCGTGAAGTCAAAGCTGTTCGGGCGCGATCAGAGTCCACCGGCCATCGCCGCCGCCAAGGCCAACGCCATGCGCGCGGGGATTCCTTCCTTGATCGAGTTGCAAGGCGCCGAGGTAGCGCAACTGACGCGACCGGAAGATATCGACGGGCCAGGGCTGGTCATCACCAATCCGCCGTATGGCGAGCGCCTGGGCGAGTTGCCCGAAGTGGTGCCCATTTACACCGCCCTCGGTGAACGTTTGCGCGCCGAGTTCGAGGGCTGGCAATTGGCGCTATTTACCGGCAACCCCGACCTGGGTCACCGCACCGGGCTGCGGGCCACCAAGCAGTATGCATTCAAGAACGGACCGCTGGATTGCAAGTTGCTACTGATCCCGGTCGTGGCGGAGAGTGCCTCGCGCGGTACCACTGCCCAGGAATCGACCAAGAGCGACTCGGCAGGCGAGCAGGACACCCAGGAGGCGCCGAGCCGTGCCCCGCGCAATGAGGGTGCGCAGATGTTCGCCAACCGGCTGGAGAAGAATCGCAAGCGACTGAAGAAGTGGCTCAAAAAGTCCGGCGAGAGCTGTTATCGGCTCTACGATGCGGATATGCCGGAATATGCCCTGGCGGTGGATGTCTACGGCGATCACGTACATGTGCAGGAATACGCGCCGCCGCGCTCGGTCGACCCGCGCCAGGCGCAGCGTCGCTTGTTCGATGCCTTGGAGGTCATTCCCCAGGTGCTGGGCATGCGGGCGGAAAACGTGCACTACAAACAGCGCACGCGACAATCAGGCAAGGCTCAGTACACCAAGCAGGGTGCCAGCGGCGAACGTTTCGAGGTCAGTGAAGGGCCGGCACGGTTGTGGGTCAATCTGCGCGACTATCTGGATACCGGCTTGTTCCTGGACCATCGCCCCGTGCGCCGAATGTTGCGTGACATGGCCGACGGCAAGCGCTTTCTCAACCTGTTCTGCTACACGGGAACGGCGACGGTTCAGGCGGCACTGGGGGGCGCCAGCGACAGTGTCAGCGTCGATCTTTCCAATACCTACCTGACCTGGGCACGCGATAACTTCGCGCTCAACCGCCTCGATCCCAGCCGGCATCGGGTGATTCGTGACGACTGCCTTAGGTGGCTGGAAACCGCGGGTAGCGAGTTCGACCTGATTTTCATGGATCCGCCGACGTTCTCCAATTCCAAGAAGATGGATGACGTACTCGATGTACAGCGCGATCACGCACGCCTCATCGAACTGGCGATGGCGCGCCTGTCAGCGGATGGGACTTTGGTGTTCTCCAACAATCAGCGGCGCTTTACGCTCGACACCAGCATCGGCGAACGTTTCGCGGTGGAAGACATTTCGGCGCAGACGTTCGATCCGGACTTCGTGCGGCGCCCGGATCTGCATCATTGTTTCCTGATTCGTCACCACTGA
- the pdxB gene encoding 4-phosphoerythronate dehydrogenase PdxB yields MRILVDENIPLADEFFGELGDITRLPGRDIDAAAVRDQDLLVVRSITPVNAALLDGSRVRFVGTCTIGTDHVDLDYLQKAGIGFANAPGCNADSVVDYVLSSLLLLAEEDGFHLAGKTIGIVGAGNVGNRLAERLDDLDVTCLICDPPRAEAEGREDFLALDSLLERADIVCLHTPLVSDGEHATRHLLNAARIEALAPGTVLINAGRGACLDNQALRERLERVNDLRVVLDVWESEPQIDAALYDLVDIATPHIAGHSIDGKMRGTELVYQAAMRHFGLPARKKLGQLKPDPWLRKIVLTPWAPPLEALSLCTRACYDVRRDMLAFDRYRRRMGMAAGFDAYRAEYPLRREFSTLRVELKQNKGGLRDALQGFGFKVKLSNK; encoded by the coding sequence ATGCGCATCCTGGTCGATGAAAACATTCCTCTGGCCGATGAATTCTTCGGCGAGCTGGGCGATATCACCCGCTTGCCTGGGCGCGACATCGATGCGGCGGCGGTCCGCGATCAGGACCTGTTGGTCGTGCGCTCGATTACACCGGTGAATGCGGCGCTGCTCGACGGCTCCCGCGTGCGTTTCGTAGGCACCTGTACCATCGGTACCGACCATGTCGACCTCGACTATCTGCAGAAAGCGGGCATCGGGTTCGCCAACGCGCCGGGCTGCAACGCCGACTCGGTGGTCGATTACGTGCTCTCGAGCCTGCTGTTGCTGGCTGAGGAAGACGGCTTCCACCTGGCCGGCAAGACCATCGGCATCGTCGGCGCCGGCAACGTGGGCAACCGCCTGGCGGAGCGCCTGGACGATCTCGACGTGACGTGCCTGATCTGCGATCCGCCACGTGCCGAGGCGGAAGGCCGCGAGGACTTTCTGGCGCTGGATAGCCTGCTCGAGCGTGCCGATATCGTCTGCCTGCATACGCCGCTGGTGTCGGACGGAGAGCACGCGACCCGACACCTGCTGAATGCGGCGCGTATTGAAGCCCTGGCGCCGGGCACCGTGCTGATCAACGCCGGGCGTGGCGCCTGTCTCGATAACCAGGCCCTGCGCGAGCGTCTCGAACGCGTCAACGATCTACGCGTGGTGCTCGATGTGTGGGAAAGCGAGCCGCAGATCGATGCCGCGCTCTACGATCTCGTGGATATCGCCACGCCGCATATCGCTGGGCATAGCATCGACGGCAAGATGCGTGGCACCGAGCTGGTCTACCAGGCGGCGATGCGCCATTTCGGCCTGCCGGCACGCAAGAAGCTGGGCCAGCTCAAGCCTGACCCGTGGCTGCGCAAGATCGTTCTGACGCCTTGGGCGCCGCCGTTGGAAGCGCTATCGCTATGTACGCGGGCCTGCTATGACGTACGCCGCGACATGCTGGCGTTTGACCGCTATCGGCGACGCATGGGCATGGCGGCGGGCTTTGACGCCTACCGCGCCGAGTATCCGCTGCGCCGTGAGTTTTCCACCTTGAGGGTCGAACTCAAACAGAACAAAGGCGGCTTGCGTGACGCCCTCCAGGGGTTCGGCTTCAAGGTCAAACTTTCTAATAAGTAG
- the htpX gene encoding protease HtpX: protein MMRILLFLATNLAVVIVASITLRILGVEPYLNANGLNMNSLLIFCFVFGMAGSLISLFISKWMAKKSTQAKVIEQPSNSTEQWLLDTVGELARDAGIKMPEVAIFPAQQSNAFATGWNKNDALVAVSAGLLERMRPDEIRAVLAHEIGHVANGDMVTLALIQGVLNTFVMFFARVVAQLVDSFLRRDDEGGGLGFFGYMAVVIVAEIVFGLVASIVVAWFSRFREYRADAAGAKLAGSGAMINALGRLKAETQMKDQMPDTLTAFAITSGQTRKLMERLFSSHPPLDDRIRALKESAYRE, encoded by the coding sequence ATGATGCGAATCCTGCTGTTTCTAGCGACCAACCTGGCCGTGGTGATCGTGGCCAGCATCACCCTGCGAATACTCGGGGTGGAGCCCTACCTGAACGCCAACGGGCTCAACATGAACAGCCTGCTGATCTTCTGCTTCGTGTTCGGCATGGCAGGGTCGTTGATCTCGCTGTTCATCTCTAAATGGATGGCGAAGAAGAGCACCCAGGCCAAGGTGATCGAGCAGCCCAGCAACTCGACCGAGCAGTGGCTACTCGACACCGTCGGCGAGCTGGCCCGGGATGCAGGCATCAAGATGCCCGAGGTGGCGATCTTTCCCGCGCAGCAATCCAACGCGTTCGCCACGGGCTGGAACAAGAACGATGCCCTGGTCGCGGTGTCCGCCGGTCTGCTCGAGCGCATGCGCCCCGATGAAATTCGCGCGGTACTAGCGCACGAGATCGGCCACGTTGCCAATGGCGACATGGTCACGCTGGCGCTCATTCAGGGCGTGCTCAACACCTTCGTGATGTTCTTCGCACGCGTCGTCGCGCAACTGGTGGATAGCTTTCTGCGCCGCGACGATGAAGGCGGTGGCCTGGGCTTCTTCGGTTACATGGCGGTAGTCATCGTTGCCGAGATCGTCTTCGGTCTGGTGGCCTCGATCGTCGTCGCCTGGTTCTCACGCTTCCGTGAATACCGCGCCGACGCCGCTGGTGCCAAGCTCGCCGGCAGCGGTGCGATGATCAATGCCCTGGGGCGCCTCAAGGCCGAAACGCAGATGAAGGACCAGATGCCGGATACGCTGACGGCCTTCGCTATCACTTCCGGCCAGACACGCAAGCTCATGGAACGGCTGTTTTCCAGCCACCCGCCGCTTGATGATCGCATTCGCGCACTCAAGGAAAGCGCCTACCGCGAATAA
- a CDS encoding pyridoxal phosphate-dependent aminotransferase — protein MDTDTPIRKSHKLDNVCYDIRGPVLDHAKRLEDEGQRILKLNIGNPASFGFEAPEEILQDVMRNLPTAQGYCDSKGLYSARKAIMQECQRKNIPDVSVEDVFVGNGVSELIAMAMQALLDDGDEVLIPAPDYPLWTASANLSGGRPVHYLCDEQADWAPDLNDVRDKITARTKAIVIINPNNPTGAVYPPEVVKELLAIARRHGLVVFSDEIYDKILYDDAEHVSTGALADDDQLVVTLNGLSKSYRCAGFRSGWMILSGNRGKQRADDFIQGLNMLASMRLCANVPAQHAIQTALGGYQSINDLVLPGGRLRAQRDITYDKLNAIPGVSCVKPKGALYAFPRLDPEVFNIQDDQKLVLDLLLQEKILLVQGTAFNWPTPDHVRIVTLPWADQLDDALDRFANFLSRYRQ, from the coding sequence ATGGATACCGACACGCCCATTCGGAAATCGCACAAGCTCGATAACGTCTGTTACGACATTCGCGGCCCGGTACTCGACCACGCCAAGCGGCTCGAAGACGAAGGCCAGCGCATCCTCAAGCTCAATATCGGCAACCCCGCATCCTTCGGTTTCGAAGCCCCTGAAGAGATTCTTCAGGATGTGATGCGCAACCTGCCGACGGCCCAGGGCTACTGCGATTCCAAGGGACTTTATTCGGCGCGCAAGGCGATCATGCAGGAATGCCAGCGCAAGAACATTCCCGATGTCAGCGTCGAAGATGTGTTCGTCGGTAACGGCGTCTCCGAGCTGATCGCCATGGCCATGCAGGCGCTGCTCGATGACGGCGACGAGGTGTTGATTCCCGCGCCTGACTATCCACTGTGGACGGCATCGGCCAATCTCTCCGGCGGGCGACCGGTGCATTATCTGTGCGATGAGCAGGCCGACTGGGCGCCGGACTTGAACGATGTACGCGACAAGATCACCGCACGCACCAAGGCCATCGTCATCATCAATCCCAACAACCCCACCGGCGCCGTCTATCCGCCGGAGGTGGTCAAGGAATTGCTGGCGATCGCGCGGCGCCACGGCCTGGTGGTGTTCTCCGACGAGATCTACGACAAGATCCTCTACGACGATGCCGAGCATGTTTCCACCGGCGCGCTGGCCGACGACGATCAGCTCGTGGTGACGCTCAATGGGCTGTCCAAGAGCTATCGCTGCGCCGGGTTTCGCAGCGGCTGGATGATTCTCTCCGGAAATCGCGGCAAGCAGCGCGCCGACGACTTCATTCAGGGGCTCAACATGCTGGCCTCGATGCGTCTGTGCGCCAATGTGCCCGCCCAGCACGCCATCCAGACGGCACTGGGCGGCTATCAGTCGATCAACGACCTGGTTCTGCCCGGTGGTCGTCTGCGTGCCCAACGCGACATCACCTATGACAAGCTCAACGCGATTCCCGGTGTCAGTTGCGTCAAGCCCAAGGGGGCGCTGTACGCCTTTCCGCGTCTCGACCCCGAGGTCTTCAACATTCAGGACGACCAGAAGCTGGTACTCGACCTGCTCTTGCAGGAGAAGATCCTGCTGGTCCAGGGCACGGCCTTCAACTGGCCGACTCCCGATCATGTGCGCATCGTCACCCTCCCCTGGGCCGACCAGCTCGACGATGCCCTCGACCGCTTCGCCAACTTCCTGTCGCGCTACCGCCAATGA
- the ylqF gene encoding ribosome biogenesis GTPase YlqF, which translates to MLGWYPGHMHKARRQITEALPEIDVVLEVLDARLPYSSANPMLAELTEHKPVLKVLSRADLADPEQTERWVEHFNAQPDIRALAVTTTQSRELKRIPALCHELAGHVRADRDVRVMVMGIPNVGKSTLINGLAGKKLAKTGNEPAVTKRQQKIRLDGRVALIDTPGVLWPKIEDQASAYRLAASGAIRDTAMEYSDVAIVAAAELAKRYPDALKARYKLKTLPAYTPNPDAGSVEADGPPHRDLLALAGFDGQAIVEAIAGKRGGLRAGGVVDMHRGAEVLLHELRDGKLGRLTLETPDDIPVPEENDPSLDESPSPA; encoded by the coding sequence ATGCTGGGTTGGTATCCCGGACACATGCACAAGGCCCGCCGTCAGATAACGGAGGCGCTACCGGAAATCGACGTGGTACTCGAAGTTCTCGATGCCCGCCTGCCCTACTCCAGCGCCAATCCCATGCTGGCCGAGTTGACCGAGCACAAGCCAGTGCTCAAGGTGCTCTCGCGCGCCGATCTCGCCGACCCCGAGCAGACGGAGCGCTGGGTGGAACACTTCAACGCCCAGCCCGATATCCGCGCTCTGGCGGTCACCACCACCCAATCGCGCGAGTTGAAGCGCATCCCCGCGCTGTGCCACGAGCTCGCCGGTCATGTGCGCGCCGATCGCGACGTGCGCGTGATGGTGATGGGCATCCCCAATGTCGGCAAATCGACCTTGATCAATGGTCTGGCCGGCAAGAAGCTCGCCAAGACCGGCAACGAGCCGGCCGTCACCAAGCGCCAGCAGAAGATACGCCTGGATGGCCGCGTCGCGCTGATCGACACCCCCGGCGTGCTATGGCCGAAGATCGAGGACCAGGCCAGTGCCTATCGCCTGGCGGCAAGCGGCGCGATTCGCGATACCGCGATGGAATATAGCGATGTCGCCATCGTCGCCGCCGCCGAGCTGGCCAAGCGCTACCCGGATGCCCTCAAGGCGCGTTACAAGCTCAAAACGTTACCTGCCTACACCCCCAATCCGGATGCCGGCAGCGTCGAAGCCGACGGGCCACCGCATCGCGACTTGCTGGCGCTGGCTGGCTTCGATGGCCAAGCCATCGTCGAGGCCATCGCCGGCAAACGGGGCGGCTTGCGCGCCGGCGGCGTCGTCGACATGCACCGCGGTGCCGAAGTGCTGCTGCACGAGCTGCGCGATGGCAAGCTCGGGCGTCTGACGCTAGAAACACCGGACGACATCCCTGTGCCCGAGGAAAACGATCCCTCCCTGGACGAGTCACCCTCCCCGGCCTAA
- the msrB gene encoding peptide-methionine (R)-S-oxide reductase MsrB produces MSEKTHKSEHEWREQLTPEQYRVTREKGTERPFTGDHQVSDEQGIYHCICCGAPLFENEHKFDSGCGWPSFDRPLADAGVEEHLDTSHGMRRVEVTCRRCDAHLGHVFPDGPQETTGQRYCINSVSLDFHPGE; encoded by the coding sequence ATGAGCGAGAAGACGCATAAAAGCGAGCACGAATGGCGGGAGCAGTTAACCCCCGAGCAGTATCGTGTGACGCGCGAGAAAGGCACCGAGCGTCCTTTCACCGGCGACCACCAGGTCTCCGACGAACAAGGCATCTATCACTGCATCTGTTGCGGCGCCCCGCTGTTCGAGAACGAGCATAAATTCGATTCCGGATGCGGCTGGCCAAGCTTCGACCGTCCGCTGGCCGATGCTGGTGTCGAGGAGCATTTGGACACGTCTCACGGCATGCGCCGCGTCGAGGTTACATGCCGTCGCTGCGACGCCCATCTGGGGCATGTATTCCCCGACGGTCCGCAGGAGACCACCGGGCAGCGTTATTGCATCAACTCAGTATCGCTCGACTTTCACCCCGGCGAGTAA
- a CDS encoding ABC transporter ATP-binding protein, with protein MAEPALSIRGLTKVYGNGFNALKGIDLDVAEGDFFALLGPNGAGKSTTLGVVSSLVQKTGGSVSVFGIDIDRDFAKAKYHLGVVPQEFNFNQFEKVEDIVLTQAGYYGMPMREAKPRAEQLLRDLGLWDKRKGSARMLSGGMKRRLMIARALIHRPRLLILDEPTAGVDIELRRSMWEFMKRINREGTTIILTTHYLEEAESLCRNIAIINHGDIVQNTSVRDLLAQLNTETFLLDLARPVETAPELEGFSVERVDATQLALSVERGQRLNDAFEQFSAQGFEIVSMRNRANRLEEMFVSMVEHANAESGRSTDKVEVRS; from the coding sequence ATGGCAGAACCAGCACTGTCCATCCGCGGGCTGACGAAGGTCTACGGTAATGGCTTCAATGCCCTCAAGGGCATCGATCTCGACGTCGCCGAAGGCGACTTTTTTGCGCTTCTCGGTCCCAACGGGGCGGGTAAGTCCACCACGCTAGGGGTCGTATCATCCCTGGTACAGAAGACGGGTGGCAGCGTGAGCGTGTTCGGTATCGATATCGACCGCGACTTCGCCAAGGCCAAGTATCACCTCGGCGTGGTGCCGCAGGAATTCAACTTCAACCAGTTCGAGAAGGTCGAGGACATCGTCCTGACCCAGGCGGGCTATTACGGCATGCCGATGCGCGAGGCCAAGCCGCGCGCCGAACAGTTGCTGCGCGATCTCGGCCTGTGGGACAAGCGCAAGGGGAGTGCGCGCATGCTCTCCGGTGGCATGAAGCGCCGCCTGATGATCGCACGTGCCCTGATCCACCGCCCTCGGCTTCTAATTCTCGACGAGCCGACCGCCGGGGTGGATATCGAACTACGCCGCAGCATGTGGGAATTCATGAAGCGCATCAATCGTGAAGGCACCACCATCATCCTCACCACGCATTATCTGGAAGAAGCCGAGAGCCTGTGCCGTAACATCGCCATCATCAACCACGGCGATATCGTCCAGAACACCAGCGTGCGTGACCTGCTGGCCCAGCTCAACACCGAGACCTTCCTGCTCGATCTGGCCCGGCCGGTCGAGACCGCGCCAGAACTGGAAGGCTTCAGCGTGGAACGTGTCGACGCCACGCAACTGGCGCTTTCGGTCGAGCGAGGACAGCGGCTCAACGATGCTTTCGAGCAATTCTCAGCGCAGGGCTTCGAAATCGTCTCGATGCGCAACCGCGCCAACCGCCTGGAGGAAATGTTCGTGTCGATGGTCGAGCACGCCAACGCCGAAAGCGGCCGATCCACCGACAAGGTGGAGGTGCGCTCATGA
- a CDS encoding ABC transporter permease: protein MNAWQTWIALWTLVTKEVRRYMRIWPQTLLPPSITMTMYFIIFGNLIGSRIGPMDNIDYIDYIVPGLIMMAVITNSYSNVASSFFSNKFQRSVEEMMVSPMPNWVILAGFVVGGASRGLAVGLIVTVVSMFFTDLSIHHPLVTIGVVIMTALLFSIGGFINALVAHKFDDISIVPIFVLTPLTYLGGVFYSINMLPDFWQGVSMVNPILYMVNAFRYGILGVSDIPVGGALVAIAVFIVVFFALGMWMLDRGKGIRS, encoded by the coding sequence ATGAATGCCTGGCAGACCTGGATCGCGCTTTGGACCCTGGTGACCAAGGAGGTGCGCCGCTACATGCGCATCTGGCCGCAGACGCTGCTGCCGCCTTCGATCACCATGACCATGTACTTCATCATCTTCGGCAACCTGATCGGCTCGCGCATCGGGCCCATGGACAATATCGACTACATCGATTACATCGTGCCCGGTCTGATCATGATGGCGGTGATCACCAACAGCTATTCCAACGTGGCCTCGAGCTTCTTCTCCAACAAGTTCCAGCGCAGCGTCGAGGAGATGATGGTCTCGCCGATGCCCAACTGGGTGATTCTCGCCGGTTTCGTGGTCGGCGGTGCATCGCGCGGTCTGGCCGTGGGCTTGATCGTCACCGTGGTATCGATGTTCTTCACCGACCTTTCGATTCATCATCCCTTGGTGACCATCGGGGTGGTGATCATGACGGCGCTGCTGTTTTCCATCGGTGGCTTCATCAACGCTCTGGTGGCACACAAGTTCGACGACATCTCGATCGTGCCGATCTTCGTGCTGACACCGCTTACCTACCTGGGTGGGGTGTTCTACTCGATCAACATGCTGCCGGACTTCTGGCAGGGCGTGTCGATGGTCAATCCCATTCTGTACATGGTCAACGCCTTCCGCTACGGCATTCTCGGGGTCTCGGACATTCCGGTCGGCGGGGCGCTGGTGGCCATCGCGGTGTTCATCGTCGTGTTCTTCGCGCTGGGGATGTGGATGCTCGACCGTGGCAAGGGGATCCGGAGCTGA